The DNA segment ataaaatcaaaattttgagaAACAACTTAGGATTCTGAGATTCAAGTTAAaattctgaggtacaagtcagatttttttttcgtgCACGACTTGTTTCGAGATACaaatctcagaattctgagatttGTATCTCAGAAGGCAGTTAGAATTCTTATACAGAGTGTCATAGAATTAATGGGAATAAATGTGGATATGGTTCAGAACCTTCTATGGAGGTATGTTTCAAAAGGCTTACGTTGCTTTAAAAATGACTTCTTGACTAtggattcatgaaaaaaataccAAATCCGAGcacaatgaaattttgcagagaTTTTTCAAATGGGGATGCAcctaaaattaattttctcctTAGAAACCAGAATTTTGACAAAAGTAAAATAGGGGCAAATATTCTATGAAAGCGAGAGGACAATAGACAAATTTTGCTGATGTTCGCCTATGATTACAGAGGGTAAAGAAGCAACTCCTCAAATTTGtatcgcaagaaacttttttccttattcaaaaaaattcatttttgatagtcgtcaaaatcttattttttgctaataactcaaaaacggagaatcgtaggaggctacagttttcaccattctttgtttctagagaaagagctcggaaatatgttatccgttttcttctacctCTTTTATCTCTCTTATCgttcttatagttctcgagatcctcgaGAAcgaacgaattttgcccaccctgtatatatgaaggCAGAGGCTGCTCAAATAACTATGACTATTTTCTAATGAGCAATCGCCTGCTTTTCATTCACAAACAATTGGAAGATTGATAATGTGGGTTGACTGGATTGTTCATCATGAAAGAGGAGAAAATGTCCCTTTGTCCCATAATCCTTATGAGGTGTTTGTGACTACTAGTATAGTCACCTAAGGACAAAATTACCTTTTCTCCCCATTCATGATATTCATTTATACCCtgtacaagtcggaattctgacccCTAAGTGATAATTTTGAAATAGGCCTCCAAGTAAGTATTCTTACTTTAATCTCGGAACGCTGATTTAGTTTCAAAATTACATGTATTTCAGAAATCTAATTTGCAGATCAAACCAAGTTTCATAAAAAAGAGACTTTGTTGGAGTTATGGATAAATCAGTTCAGAACAGAAAGCCACCCTACACGGTTTATCGACCTCTACAACTTTTTGATAGTTGGTTGATATATTGATATATGGGAAGAAcggtttgattttttcaataccGCTTGACATGTACATACAATGGGAGACTGAGCAGGGAGTTGAACTAAGACCAGGCCGACCCTCAAAAGAATAATCTGGCTATGCCAATGACACATATCTTTCGAATTTTGAAGTCATGTTATAAAAAGTTTGAAGTAGGTAAATGTGTAACTTCAAACACTTCCTTCGTTGTCGTAAAACCATTGAAATTGTTGAAAGGACTACTCTAGAATCCTTTCGGCAGGTAAATATCGATTtcacaaatttcaatatttattgcAACTCGAAAAGTTGACACTTAACCTCTTTGTTGATCCACCTTCTTCTTCGACTAAGCTAAGTACGGTTCTGGGGAATGATGGAAGTACTGGGTTTCGTCTTTCTTATCTTCCCCAGGCAGCGGACGCGCGATGTGTTCCTCAACGAAGAACGGTCGGGTGGTTTTGGTTCCGTGCAAATTGCGGTCTTTTCGGCCGTTGGTAGGATGAATTCGAAAAACAACATTCTCGTCACGTTATTCTGGAACGTCTCGATTACCTCTCTCATTCGCTTTGATTAACGACGAAAATTATAAGAAAAGACTGCAAATCTCACGCATGAAAACATCATCAGCAAATTGGAtgatcgaataaatgaaaatagaaGAGAAATCATGTTACTAGTTGTATGTGGCATCTTCTACATGGGACACCCTATAGGTGTGTCGCAAAGATGTAATAAAACCCATCATTTCATCAAATACATGACAGAAAGCATCATTTCACCGAACGTATTTCCTCAAAAATGCAGTGATTTTATCAATCAGATCCTTGTAACCTGTGAATATTGGAATTTGGGAGTTCAAACCCCAGAGCACGAATACACAAAACTCTTTGAATGATTTTTCGCAATAATTTTCCATGCTTGGTCGATGGTTTTCCCGATAACACATTTGGATAGcccttgaaaaatattttcacgtTGGTGgttcatttttaaatttttttcaatgaataagTCAAAAAACCCAGTGAGTCGCTTATGTGAAACACACTgtacaaaattcgttgtccactgaggggatctcgagaaccatgagctagaagaaaacggatgacactttCGAAGccttttttcagagaaacaagaaATGGTGAAAACTGTAGCCTCCTACGtctcttcgtttttgagatatcagtaaaaaatgagattttgacgatttcgaaaagttctcataacttttttatcttcgaaggtacagatctgaaacttgaatcttctcaggcacttttatacgtccacCCTGTAACAATTAACAGtgaataatatttcatgaaaaaaaagtaggaatttcattttgttttttgatgCAGTCATGGTTTCTTGCAAAGGAGAGTTgaagaaatctgaaaactatcgATAATAGGACAATATTATTATGTTAATGTTGATATACTAATTGACTTTCAATATTTCGTTTTACGAAAGAGAATCCGTGAGCAATAAGCCCTCTATTCCACATACCATTCTCGCTCGTGAATTCCCCACAACAGAGCGAAAAATTACTACACAGTAGAATTGATTTATATGATAATTCATTCAACAGGTCTCCGTCCATTTTTATCGCTGTGAAACGGTATCCAGTAGCGTGTCAAGGTATAAGCGTCCCCTTTCTCATACGATTATTTGGAATTATTGTAAATTGTGACTTTACCTACAGTTTAATAATATTGATATCTATGTTCAAAGAATAACTTTGATTTGACATTTGGTCTTATCAATCCATCTATAATTATTAATCTAACAATTAATAATGTGTGAGAGATTTATTTTAATTCATGAAAACCacaccaagaaaaaaaaattatacttttAACGCTTGCGTATTATGAATTATTTTATGTTCAGTGAGATACAGCCCTAGAAAAAGCTTCCATTTTTCTATTAGAAATTTTCGAATAATACCTACCTCAGAAACGGATCTGCTTACGTGTGTGAGGTAAAACGttattttttcaatcagtttTCTCGTTACTTGACAATAGTTATGTCCGTGTTCCAAGAAAAACTGCGGAATTAATTCCATATAGGAATAACACAATTTTGAATGTGTCAgcttttaatgaatttttcccAGCCTTCTATCAATCAGCCTGTAGAATAACTTAGAAAGTTATTCCTTATTCAGTATTTCATTGTCTTACATCCGGTGATGTTGCaacaatttattttatttcacaatTTTTAGCAGATAAAAAGGACCTATTGAGTAGAGGGATCTTTGTCGGATATCAACCCATGGATTTATTTCTAgagattttcgaagaaaaaacgTTGAATAGTTGTAAGGATTTCGTGGATTGTTTTTTCAGAGACCGATTCAATAGGCTTATTGTAGGAATTTTTGAGGAAATACAGAACTCAATAAGATATCAGGGCCCATTCCATCAAACAACCAATTATTATGGGAACGATCGATATCCACTGTTCCACCAGCGTCTATGACTCTACGCCAATGGACTGCAGAAGGAATGTAAACAGCAAAGTAGAGCGAATGAAGTGGAGCTTTTTATTTGTTTTGTAGTTTTACTACGTTTTCTACTACGCTCCATTCATAACTCCCATTCATGAGAGCTTTTTGTTTTTGCTCTCTTTGCTATGTTGGACTTTATTATCTCACTAACTGAATCGTAATAATTCTCTGGTGCAGTTTGCTCGCAGTGTACGGCTTCAAGGAATAATAGAATTGTTCGAATTTAAAGGGTAGAGTTCGGAAGTTTCGGAAATTCCGTTTCAGGGAATTGCGTAACCGATACTTTCTCAGTAAtttattatgaatttttatgggttatacagggtgttcggaTTCAACGTTGACTTAAAGGacgaaatatgaaaaaattctcTTGAgctgctttttttttttttttttttttttggtgtagcagggggaaaatctgcaaacagacgaacacaccctctcctgagggggaacagtgtggggattctcactctccgagctcgagacccactaaaaacccttaactgcttcttcataggttccgggcattttgcctattaaccagttgactcttatggtttctggactctcacacgatcatagtcgtgttgagcTGCTACAAGATCATTcggatatatgtatatttggtTGTATGAgagctttatacagggtgtaaatgattGGTTGAGATaaatttaaggggtgattccttgtcaaaaataatgtgagtCATTAATATTCTTTTTGTGCATCCCTTGCTTAGATACAGGCCCGTAAAGAATGCACCTAAAAAgcacatttaaattttttctcagaaaacagaaaactgaaagaaatgAAACCATATTCCCCCACTGGGGGAATTTGAATTCGAAGATTAGTAAGAGTTGTGTGATTGAAAGATCTTTGATTTTCTTGTAAGAATAAATAATGtctgaaattttcattgatgtgTGGAGGCTACACTTTTGAAGATTACAAGTGAATAAATTCGTTCAATAATACACGATtccatagtttttcattttaattttctagcttttttttttgtagtttaTGGCTTATTGTTATTGCATTGAAGTTTGATCAaataatcggaaaaaatgaagaaatcctATTTAATGAAAAACAGGTTGTTGCAACATACTTctttatttgttattttatatgatattttcgaaaaagtacATAAATATTACAATAAATGAAGTACATATCTTATGATTTGAAATTGATGTACCTACCTAATACAGCAACCTTAGAATTCTTCACAACCACATTCAATCTCTCTTGAATTTATGTTGGAAATTATTAGTCAATCAATTCAAAAACGAATCAGATAAAACCAATTTTACAAAATAAATATTACAAAACACACATATTTACATATATGATATACAAAATAATCATTTGGGATAGAATCTAATATACCCAAGAGTCGTGAATAAAAAtctatataataaataataaaacaatGGACAAATGGAACCGTGACATTTTGATCTTACGATAAACCACTCAATTTATAATCagcatatcattttttttcatcgaTCGACGAACTCAGTGACAAATTCTTCAAACGTAAAGCAGTGTCGTTGATTTCTTTCTCACATTCGTATGTTAGTTTGAGTTtcttcatcctctcatttattgcaGTTTCTAATGGGACTAATGTTATGACGGTAATGTACTCTTCATTCTTCCTCTTTCGATTTTCACGATTATCGATGATTTGTTGCGAAATTTCATTTCTTCTCTGTTGTTCGCTACAGCATGGACATTGACAAATTTTTCTCGCAATATCACACTTCTCCCTTTTTCTCTTACCCTTCAATAATTTTTGATTAGGGTCTTTATCACTGAGACTTACTGACTTTTCATAAGGGTACTCAACTTCCATCGATTCTTGTAATCTAGTGTTATAAATCCAAAGATCGGGAATTCCAGAGATAATATTCTCTATTAGATTTCTGGATGGAACTTCACCCAAATTGTTCGAAACCATTGTTGGAGGATTTTAAAAcatcaaaaacacaataaatTTCTTCGTCTATGCCCGCACTCTGTTATACTAATTTGAGGACAAGTGATTATTGgcatatggaaaatttttaacaaaaaagaACCATATTGTTATAGAAGAAGAACGCATATACACACCTTCGTATATTTTATCTACATAATATATTCAGGTAGTTCAGAACTAATCTTTGCAAGTAGGCTGTCCAATATGACTCAAATTATTATTGTATTGAAAACATTAACCGCGCatttgaattccttgaaaattgttgaatCTTTAGAAAGCCCATTTAATCGAAAAAGCTTGCTTGTCCCTTGCAATTTCttcattaaaaatattatttaatgCATATTGAGACTTCCAATcgtatttttgaatatttctcaaaaattttgcgtttcatgaaaaaattgcaagagACAAGAAAGTTTTTCAACTGAATGGATTTTCTAAAAGTTTTACGAGGAATTCAAATACGCGGTAATAGTTTAGTGATTCCAAAGACATTATGGCCCAGTAAAAGTGCGGTgtccaattaaaaaacttaaagattttattttagcTAAGACTAAccacttttttcatttcttgaCGAATCTCATTGCTAAATAATTGGGTACATATTCACACAAATCATCTCATCAATAACTTATAAGTGTAGGTATAATAAAAACCATAATGAGATACATTAGTGGTCGTTAACATCCCTTTATTTTCGGATGAATTGGGAGGCGCCTaaattattgagagataatatgaataaatattAGGAATTTTTGTAAAGGAAAGATTGAAGCTCCCATTTTTACCGAGAAGATGACTCTGTTCGATGATTCTATTCATTCTTTTCTTTATTGACTCATTATTACACCGACAATGAGATAGAGTTCTTAGTAACTTTTTCAGCAGTTGACGTTTTGTTCAAAATTAAAAGTCAATTTAGGATTGTAGTTTCATAGATTTTTTTCATAGTGGAATTTCATGTATTTCACTGGAAAACATAATTGAGTAGTTGAAAATTTTAAGATATTAGGATTTGGTTTTGAATAAGTAGAATATATTATGACATCACTTATTTCAACACTATTTATGCTGGTTTGAAGTTGAacttcgaattcttcactttgGTTCAGTTGTAGATAAATAGAAGCCATTCACTTTGTCACTGTTAGGAAAGATAGGAGGATAAACTTGAGGTGgatatgaaaattaaaaaatgtatgtaaattcaaagaaatttattttacttggtataaaaatattttacaacaccctgtataaaattgttgaatttcataaAAGGTACTCAATCATATAAATGAAGgacaataatgaaataattcagcAATAAATAAACACTGGAAAGAGTTGACTTCTGAGATGAGATCTCGTTAAACATTCTAAGGTACGGAAAATTGagcacaaaaataatatttggcACTACTTGTAACAAATATTGTTTATGTCAAATAAAAGTGGTTAATGACTAGAGACATGATcaattcaaaatctcaaactaatAGTTATAGTATcacattttcgataaataaAATTAGGATATAACAATGTCAAGTCATAATCGTGGGGTAACATAGAAAAGTTACGAACATTACATCGATAACATAGTCGTAAAATAGTAAATCATCGTTATTGCAATTGGAAACATACAGCATCTTAGAATTTGTACATAAACTATCAATTTATGAATTAACATGTAAATTTGGTAAAAACAGCCTTCAGTTTTCAAATACTTACATATTTACAATAGATTTACTATGTCGCCTATTCGGACCTCCTTTTAGCGAAAGATTCTTCCGCTGTCGAAATTGTCGTTATCAATGTTTGGATCTGTTTCAATTGGGATGCGGTTATGCCGGGATGTGCAGAATTGCGTTTGAGACCAGCTAACAGAGTTTTAGCTACTTCAATGCAATCTTTTATGTCCATGTTGCTGTCACTCTGGTTGCTATCATCTACGTCTTCTTTCAAGTTAGACACGAGCGTTTCCAGTGAGACGCTGTTCTTGGTCTTCCTGCGTGATGCTACTGGTCTAGATCTCGTTTTCGAGGATTCTGCATCTTGCGACAAATCGAGGGTCGACGAAGTGCTGGATGTTACTGGAGAGACCAAGTCGTTTCTTCTACTTGGAACTGTGGAATTTCCGGAGGTACTAGGCGAGGCCGACTGACGGCTGCTGACCGGAGAGATCATCGGGGAAGCTGATTTACTTGGACACTGACGGACTGTCGAGGAAATTTGTTGGGTCGATTGCGAGCAACCAGGTGTCTGAATCTGATCGTTGGAGCTAGTCGAAGGTACAGCCGGTTCTTCGCGAGGTTGAGTAGAAACTGCTGCTGTACTTGTGCTTGCCGATTGACGTGGAGTGGTGGGATACGAAACAGATGTCCGTTCATTGTTATTGTTTTGCATCAACTGATTATACAAGATCGGTATATTTGCTGCTGACATTGGCATGTTGAAAGGGGCTGCTGCTGCCATGCCAACTCTGGAAATCACGGCCTTGTACCATTCCAGATACAGATTGTTTTGTTCCGGAGTAATTCCTGCCATTGGAGAGGTTGTTTGTTGTCCATTTAGAGGAGTTGATAGGGTGGCACTGGAACTATTCGGGGACACTTGCGATGGGTTGGAAGCGTTCAACCACTGTCTCACCGATTCTTCTGGCGGGAGTCGATCATTGGGTAAATTGGGAACTCCGTTGGCCGGCTGCCTCGGCGCCGTGGTCAGAAGAGAACCTCCGTTATTCCCGGTCAAAAAACTCATACCTTGAGCCTGGATAGCCTGCTGGAACATCTGACTGAAACGGGCGGCTTGATAATATTGCGATATGTCCTGGGCGTTCATCATCATCCCGTTATCGGTACGACTGCTGGTGGCCTGCGGCGAGGTCCTGGATAAGTCTATGGCACTGGGGATGTCGGATGCAGCTTCCGGGGCTACCGGAGGAGCCCTCACGCTCAAATTTTGAGGTACACTGTCGTCCAGTTTGATCCTTTTCTCGCGTCCCTCTGATACTTCCGTGGAGGTAACAGAGACCGGACTGCCGGCTCCAGCTTTAGCGGCTTCGGCCGAAGCGATTATCTTTTCCTGATTTTTGCACCAACCGCGTAAAGTCGATTCGGGCACGTCCAGGGCCCTCGCGACCGCAGCTTTGCTCTCGCCGTTTATCACGCGCTGTATCGCGGTCATCTTCTCCCACGGCTGCTTGGCGCGAGACGGTCTCTTGTTCGCTCTTGAAGCCATCGCGTTAATGATTGTTCTTCTCGGTCAACGCACTGTACATAAATATCCTCCAGTTGTCGGAATCACCACCACCACGTGTCGATTGTAGCAATGTGACAATCGGCCAATGGCGAACGAGTGCGACGTGCgcagaatgaaataaaaaagaacGACCCGAGTCGGGCTAAAAGTTTATGGAAACAAAACGAAAGTTTCGTTTCGACGATTGAAATCGAGCTTGAACGTGGCGAACGCAGGCGCGCGTTTTTCGCGGGCTCGTCACAAACAAACACAAACACACTCTTCACGAGGATCGGTCGTTGGGCCGTAGCGTACAGGTCGGCGGACTGGTGTCGAGTAGTTTCTTGCGAGATCTCGGAGACCGGTGGTCAGTTCCTTTGTCCAGACGATCAATACCAACGACGGACGAGCGCGAACTGAGCGCAGGGCAGTAGGCAGTTTCGCGGGTCCCCGCGTGTCGACGGCTTGACTGTCACCCTCTTACCCCCAGAGGGTCGGTCCTCTTGCAGGAAGGATACACACAACACTTGCGCCAAGTCGAGTTTACGCCGCTCAAATCGCACGGGTAACTTCACGTGTTTCGGAACGTTAGGGTGTCTCTTCGACGGTGGTGTGGATATTATTTTAGCGACCGCTCAACTTGAGCGAAGtctgaactgaactgagagACAAGAGGAACAATTCTTCTATTTATCGGACGACGTCGTCGAAATTGGTACCGCACGGGGGTGGGGATGGGGGTTGGAAGGTTGGGACGACGCGATTGGCCGGCACCTGAACGAGTACCGGGGTGGTGACGGTGGCTTTTCGAAATTCGCAACCCCCACCAAGGTCGACGGCACTACCTGTTTTTGGAAATTTCGGGTTCGAGGCTATTTGCATGACGCTTAACCTCTTTTCTGAATATGAACGGTTTCTTCGGAAGGTAGTTAAGGAAGCAATCGATTATTTACTttcataaaacgaattttacacAAATTCGATTTCGGTGAGTGAATCGCGGAAACTATATGAAAGCTAGAGAAAAAAACAGATcagagattttgacgatttcttAAAGTTCACGTAACTTTTTTGGCTTTGAAGTTAAAGATCTGAAACTCgaacattctacagacacttttatATGTAGAATCATTGAGTGTTAAACACAATGGTAAAATCCACCGGCagtccgaaaaaaaaattctttttgtaATGATcatactatacttcattcacttttattctagcagtcggttggccatggaaatttgacacatttcactctgtatagtacgaaaatgtggggttatgaagcttgtcaaaacatttttgggttttaaatcaacgctatgttgcccgttctacgtaaaagtttctgttattacgtattttatcacaatttcgaatctcttcggaaaatatgtgacgaacataattgaagtttatagaaACTGATTGACGGCAttccaaatccagttatttgcatgggaaATACAacagatcagtataatatcatattatgcactagcttgaggaaagttaatgttcgttatcttctttggctaacatcatttgtagatttcaaaaatattaacccgaagatgaaatgcatatgatgcagtggttgggaatgggtatctcccgaatgaattaacagataattacaagaatgttaaattcttcaacaaaaatcatcttgcatcaatataagtaaaagtaattgaaggaagtttcaagttaagatgaacttcacctttgaacaaaaatttcacatgaataaacaagtaacagggcaacttgcgcgtatttgtggctattcatcctaatacgttgatgtaataataataattaagtatttattagtaccttaagacatttacattgtataggacaagtcaaatgaaaaatagaaaaatccatgttagggaacttattctccgatgacatttatcgaaaatcctgtagtaaacttttcacattaattcactcaaacataaaattctcaaatgccaccacttttttgggtctcccaatagaaggaaattctttgtcatcctcttcattcacaatctttctgatattctgattgtggaaatatccagctgaaatataagtcgtttagattcagatgaaacattatataaattctcttacattgaatatgttcgctaccgtctgacgtattgtggattttagaatatg comes from the Coccinella septempunctata chromosome 2, icCocSept1.1, whole genome shotgun sequence genome and includes:
- the LOC123307927 gene encoding protein distal antenna-like, with amino-acid sequence MASRANKRPSRAKQPWEKMTAIQRVINGESKAAVARALDVPESTLRGWCKNQEKIIASAEAAKAGAGSPVSVTSTEVSEGREKRIKLDDSVPQNLSVRAPPVAPEAASDIPSAIDLSRTSPQATSSRTDNGMMMNAQDISQYYQAARFSQMFQQAIQAQGMSFLTGNNGGSLLTTAPRQPANGVPNLPNDRLPPEESVRQWLNASNPSQVSPNSSSATLSTPLNGQQTTSPMAGITPEQNNLYLEWYKAVISRVGMAAAAPFNMPMSAANIPILYNQLMQNNNNERTSVSYPTTPRQSASTSTAAVSTQPREEPAVPSTSSNDQIQTPGCSQSTQQISSTVRQCPSKSASPMISPVSSRQSASPSTSGNSTVPSRRNDLVSPVTSSTSSTLDLSQDAESSKTRSRPVASRRKTKNSVSLETLVSNLKEDVDDSNQSDSNMDIKDCIEVAKTLLAGLKRNSAHPGITASQLKQIQTLITTISTAEESFAKRRSE